The genomic window CAATTGCATCAGGCTGCTGGCTACGATTCCACTTCCGGTTGAGTTACCGGATGACTCCTGCACTTGCATCTGGTCGTCAAGTTTCGCAAGTGTCTATCAACACAATAATTCATTCGTTCAACTcgattaataatcgataagatatcgttcgttttctaGACGATACTTTCCCGTAGACTAGTGGAAACATCGACCTACCATTCGCCTTTTACACAGTTCGGAATCGTTCGAGCAACATGTACAGCACGAAACGAAAGCGAGCTAAAGATTGCTAATGCTTGGAGAAAAATCAGCCTATAAAAGCCGGAGATATCGCAACGACCAACGTTAAGGAAGATATCATTCCATGTATCACGAGCCAACCGACCGAACATCATCCTGCctgaagaaaatattcgtctAACTTGTCCTTTTTAAAGGTTGATATCGGTTTTCTAAAAGGCTCGTCAAGCGATCGTGCAAGTTGACTCCGACGAAATCGTAATGTCTGACTGGGACGAACAGCTACCAGTGCAGGGTGGTCGCGTGTTTCCAAACAGCCAAAAGATCAGTCGGATGCCGGAGAAGGCGAATTCCTGGCACGTTGAGTCATTGATACCGGGCCGCTCGACTGGCCGATCAACGACACATACATATAGGCGACATTTAAAATGCTAAATTAGAGGTAACGAGTCAGCAGGTAACGATAAGAATCCTGGAGAATATGGCCCCTAAACGGTTCAGTCTCGACAAATTCGATAAGTCCTTCGGGGAACACTTAACGGCTTGCATTTCCCCGTATTCGTTTACGTTTTGGGACAAAAATTGTCGCGCAGCACAATGTCACGGACCCGTTGACTCTCCGCGTTATTCTCTCGCTCGTTTAACTTGATTTAACACTTGACGCGCAACGTCCATTTTACCCGAGATTTTTCactctctttcgtttctttccctcttttacCAACGAATTATCAACTTCGATCTGGAGAAACGTGTTACCAGAAATCGTCAAGTTCTTTCAAGTTCTACGATCGAGCAGGTTATATCCTCTGTGGAGAAAATTACGGAAGAGAGCGAACCTTTCgcatttttgtagaaaaacGGGGATTTTGGATGAATTTTACGGGAAAAAAAGTTTCTACCAGACCATTTAAATATACGAAGTAATGTCTTTCGCCTGGATATTTCACCATATAAAGCTTTTCAGCCGCgtaattgaaatgaaacataaatGGCGTTACGTTGAAAAATCCGATTACcgaataaaagtttcaaaaacGCATAAGAGGCACATTTTTACCGGAATAACGCAACGAAGAAACCAAAAGTCGCACGATGGGAAACGGGACACGTATGTTAACTCGCAAGAAAATTCGTCCTTCTACCATATCTTAATAATTCCGCGGTACATTTACTTTTTCCctttcatttccttcgaatcatcagaaacgaaattgaaaataaaaattatatttggcAACCTGTGGCCCACTTCGTTCCAAGACTATAGGGAAAACACGATAGATCCACTTCTgttaaatttcgaattttcatgcGAACCGATAGCTAAAAACTTTGATACGATACAGTTCTAAGGAGGAATAACGCGCCCAGTCCAAAGTTCGAAGATATAAACCTGTTAGAAGCAGATAATAAACCTGATAAAACCAATAACTGATGTTCATTGATACTGTCACAGTGTTCCAAAAGgcgatgaaaatatatttaatcccaAAACCAAATAAAAGTACGTTTTTCCTGATATGGAAATGATTGAAGGCGCTTAAAAAACGTGATATATCGTTTTTTTGTTCCCTCGTTGCTTCGTTTATAATTCGACTGAATCGTGACTTCGCCCTAAAGCCAACAAAGAATCTCCcaaattaaacagaaatacTATCcgacataacaataatatccATTCTTTCCccaaaaaggaaacaaaattcaatttttaaattcctcgCGCCAAGTACGTCGAAAATCCAAGTAACTCGATACGATAACCAAATCCGCTTTTCTTCTGCTTCGATCCTGCCTACTCTAAGTCGACTAGATTAAGAGAAAGAATTTTCCcccgtatttttttttcttttttctttttttacgagCAATCGGTCCAGTTCCGAATCGTCGAATTCATCTATAGCCTTTTTACGCTTTTCGAAGAGGCGAACGAATGCACTGGCAAAAAAGGGCTGAACGAGAGGGACAAAATGACGGGGAAGAATAGCAACTTCGGACGACTTACgggaaattgtaaatttgcTTGCCCAATGCACGAGATTGGAAAGCATTCGCGGACCCCAGAGAACAATCGATCTCTTTGTGCAATGGCCCAAACTGTAATTCTTTCCAGgctttaataatataacaggCATCATTTCCCTAAAAAGATCCTAATTTAACTTAAGGATCGATCGTCTTGCGTATGTAAAGTCGAATAGGACGTTGGAGAATATTGTTTTCTCTGTGACTTTCCTTCtatctttttccctctttttttttctttaggaACAATCTCATACAGATAcattgttaataataacaagTTAAACGAAATCGTACAATTCGAGAGCCGTTCGCACGGCTTTGGTAGTTCCAGtatcaacgatatttttcagcAATTCCAGCTGTACGTATATCAATTCCTGTTCCTGCAGATGAGAACGCTTTCTTACGTTCCAACCATAAACTCGAAAATATCGCGGTGAGTGAAATTCGTGGTCGTAAGAATGTTCTCGCATGGACAGGCTAAAACCATCTAACCGGGAAAAGCTCGCGCGGCGATAAAATATGAGGAACAGCCGAATTCTGGAACGTGCAAAGAGGTCGTTGAAAAACTGCCGATAGAGGACGAGACAAAAGATTAGGCCGGCTCCTCGAAAGCGGAGCTTGATGGAAGCGGCAACAGAAGTACCCACGCACATTCTACATGGAACACACGCTTCTTTCATCGTATAACCTGATTCCCCCGTCTGTCCGTGTGTAGCCGTGTGCACATGTACGTATGTGCGAGGGAGGGGGGTgagtgtatgtatgtatgtgcgtGGGTGACGTCACTAAAAGCTCTCTCACCGCTAATGCATTTGCGGAGGGGGATTCCCGGGGGAGGAACAGGAGAAGGAAGGCGCCGCGCCAGTGCCGTACTATGAAGCGTGAAAAATCGATCCTGAAATCACGACGGTGAATTCGCGAACCGATTACGACGGATCATTGAGCGAAACGATTAACTTGAAACGTACGGCCAGTCACCGGTCTCCCAGTCGGCAACCTAGTTGGGGACGATTATCAATAGCTGGCtgcaaaattattcgataggAACCGATCTCGTTCAGGAGGTAAGAGAAAAGAGCGAGACTAGAATTGATAAGACAACTAGGACGAGAGAAACAAACATTTTgtagggaaaaaaagaagaggagtaaaagaaaaatgaacgttTGTAaagaacattgaaatatttagaatggAATCAATGGAACGGAGAATGAAATACTTTTCGTTTGATAAGATATTTCTTCggaaaaaatcaaaattatatgaaaatgtaagATTCGGCGATACGCTTGTACGATGGAAACATACGTTTCAACCTCGGTTCTCTACCTTCAACCTCGTCCTCCCCTTTTACGCTTCGCTTGTCCATTAGAGTTATATCACTGTAGCATTTTCTCTATAGACTAAAAGAATCGATAAGCATCAAAAGTTTCGAATCCTGACTCTTACACTTGTAATGATTCTTACGTtgagataaataaaaactagATTCCTATGTATCATGAACTTCGATCGCACAAACTATACTCGTTGCCCAATTAATAATCGAAAGTAAACAGctttattattgataattgATTAAAACAGAATAACTAGCTCTACTTCTACCTCTCTGTTAATCTACTTTTAAACTCGCCGTAAGACATAGAAATGCAAATGTTCTTAAGTATCATATCAAAGTTCTTGCTCCCTATACAAATGTTGATACTTACAACCGAAATTCTTCGGTAGATTTTGATATCCAGCTTATCGACTTGCGTTCAACACAGAAACGATCAGAATAAAAGAGTTAAATACTCTGAACTCCAAAACGGAGGACGCAAGCCGAACCAGACCCTAAGACTCTCTTAATCCTTATTTTGACAAGTCGGACAGGACAGGCACGATGGTCTTTgccttcgtttatttcgaagCCACCAACCTCAAAATGAGTCCGAAAAACAAGCACagcgaaagaaaattcattcgCGTATCGCTGTCGCGTGGACTCCCAATTTATTTCACGCTGATCACGCGACATTATTCATTCTATAATCTACAAGGTGCCCTATAACTAATGATACAACCGAGACAAAAATGATTCAACGTGCCAGTATGAAATAAGAAAGGTATAACCACTCGGGAAAAGATGCCGACACACCGTAAGATACTTTTTTTATGAACTAActagaaatttcaaacttatACACGGCTACGGTCCATTAAAATTTGAGAAGTATCGTTAGAAACTgctttaagaaaataaataaatgcgTGTATATTAACAATGTTGAACAAATATCAATAGTTAGAGAACGCGTAGTGCTCGACGTACCTCTAAGTGCTGAAGCAGAAGATCCAAGATGACCAGAATTTTGTTACTTGACAAAACCGCTTCGATGTTGGTGTCATTCTCACTGACGCTTAATTTAAATACACGGCATACCGAAAGAATGCTTCTAGAATATAcgaaaatttgcatttaagatataaaatagtatGCATATCCATATATAATCCAGTAATTGTAGAGGTAGTTTTTAAATCAAAAAGATCTTTCCAAAACGTTTAAATTACACCGTGTGAGATCTGTCTCGGATAACATAAAGAGCAACTTACACTTACTTGTTTGGTAAATTATGAGATGCAGTTTGTGTTTGCAGTCCCAAATTCAATAGATTagttaaaatatcgaatccATTTAAAACTCGAAATACAATCTGATCGAACGAacactaaaatatttaaaatgtatggTTTATTcgcaattctttttatattactattttatttagattaatATATCTTACCAATTTTGAATAAGCTCTTGTTATTTCACCCAGTGAACGTTCTAAAGAAGCGATGGCGACGCTTGACCAAGCTGTCTTTGAATGATTGTTGTACAATCGATccaattctttcaaatttcgaCGGAACTTTGCTTTATTAGTCGACTCGATTGATTGATTCGCATCTGTTTTATGATTGTCTTCCCATTCTTTACCTCGCAGAATCATAcgctgtttcatttttctgcaTCGTCGTTTTAAagctttttgtttctcttttgcaGCTTTAATCTCGTTCGAACTATTATTATCAACGACTGAAATTGGGACATCGCGAATTTGAGATATATTGAAGCGCTGCAATTCATCTCGTGATGGTTCTCGACCGTCGTGTGTGTTCCGTACTGCTTCAACGTGTGTTTTCCCTTTTAAATGGCTCAACAGGTATACCTCATTGGGTATCTacgtaatatacaataaatttaaatattacataggttgataattaaaacaacaaatataaataaaatttaacaaactgATACTCACTAGAGTTCCACATAAAGAACATTGTTTTTGAGCAGGATATGATTTTAACGTAGGTGGAACTTCTTCCGACCTTAAAATAGAAGATTCAACTGCTCTTTGTCGAATgtgttctatattttcaacgtGCCTTCTAGCTGATTCTTGCTGTTTTTGAGCTATTTTCTTCTGTAGTTCTTCTTGATTTGCTAACTGCGCTGCATGAAGCGCAGATAAGCGTTCTTCTCTATCCCTTGCTTTTTCTCTTGCAAGTTCCTTAAAATTTTGctaatttaatatcgatattattttttaaattttagataattattcctaaaatataattacctgacgttctttttctctttccaacTGCATCTTACCGACCCTTTCTTCGCGTTCACGGCGAGCTTGTTTCATTTTCTGAATACGCAACTGCCGTTCCGCTTCCAAAGCACGTCTACGTTCTTCGGCCGCAGCTTCTTTAGCAGCTTTTTCTTCCTGACGGCGTTGGCGTTCTTCCTGAATTccctaaaaaataattgttacaaataatacaaGAGTTTATAATCtgtcttattttttacaacGTACTTGCAATCTTTCTTCCTGTTCCTGACATAGCGCCATAAAATCGTGCCTCTTGTTTTGTGCTTCAAGTTCattaataaatgcaatttcttttaacttAGAATCTTCATCATGAGCTTTTCTTACTATTTCTAACAGATGTTGCGTTCTATTTTCTTCCGCCTTTTTTAACTTTGTTTCCATTCTAATTCTTTTGTCTTCTATTAATTGGTTCTTTGCACTTTTGACATCTTTCACTTTATTCAACAATTCTCGTAATCTTTGCGACTTTTCCATTAAAAGTTTTTGACGTTTATGTTGTGCACAAGCTTGTTTTGCTTGGTATCGTCGTAACGTCTCAGGTAACGATCTCTTTCGAGATGGGGACGATAATTTCTGATGTAATTCTAAAGCTCTACCAGGATGACGAGCAACTAATGCACGTAACTGAGCAAGCGTATCTACACACTCTGCCCAAGACATTCCCTCTAACACATTTTCGTATCTGTAAAgaatgattttaaatttaatatactaaagaaaagataaaataagaaaattaatacatacCTATCTTCTAAACTAACATCATCAGGCATTGTATTAGGTGATGTTCTTTGCTCATCTTCCATTTCAAGGACCATTTCACCATCTGTTTCATCAGTTTCAGTGTCAACATCAGTTTCACCACATTctaattctaaaatttgtcTATGTAAGGACGCTTCTTCATCTGATAACTGTTGCGATCGTTGCGAATCAGCTTCCTCTGTCTTCCTTTCCTCCTCTAAAattattctctctctttctgcttGTGCAGCCATAAATTGTTGTATACGTTTTTCAAGTAATTCCGcatcatttttgaaaatagcTGCGATCATTGatgtagaatttatttcgtttaaattagcAGTGTTCTTGAAAACTTCTTCTACCTTGTCTTTAATTGTAAGGTTTACGACTGATTCTCCTTTAACTTTTTCTACCTCgttacttatattttttccttctttttctacaATACATTTCCGTTTCTGTTTGCCATTTCCATCTGGAGttaaacaattctttttattcttttcagaAGGACTTTCAATCGATAACGCTGGTAACGATGTTGCGGTACTTGGCTTATGAAATCTTGTAGACATATTCAAGTTATATGTACTGCCTCTTCTATAACGACTACGGACCGTTTGCCAACCTTCAgcttcttcttttgtttttacatGCGTCTGTTTTGTTAATACCTCTACCGAACCATTTATATCTCTATTctgatctttttttaatagacTTTGTTCTGAAatctaaagaaaaatttatgattataaatgtatatccCAAACAATTATCGATTAGATAAAAAGAAGCAATGATACCTTATTGTCGATTGATTGAAATCGTTGCCTAACTATAACGGATGTTCCAGgtcttgttttatttgaaattgatgtatttttGTCACTTAATGTTGTTTTGCTTCTAACAAATTTTGGAGTTTCTAGGAGGCATGGTTGTTTTGGTTTAATAACCTTCATTTGCGATACCGTAGAATATGCTGGTTTATTTGTATTAACTAATCCCTTACTTGAATTACTGGTTGATGTATCGGATATAAGCTTTGTTGGAGTTTTATTGTTCACACTATCATTAACACTTGattgctttttaaatttttggttaattttgtttgaaacCTTTGTAGTATTCTGTATGTTTTTATGCACCATAGTGttactattttcttttgttacgCTATTGGATTctgtcattttattttcagttgcaacattttctataccaacatttttaatatttttttctgtagCTTGTCTTTTTACTTTAGaattgatttcattttttcctagCCCTATGTCATTTTTAGGACCCAATGGCTTCACTTGAACATTATTTTgagaattcaatttattatctatGCTATTAGATTTAGAAAATTCCTTTTCTGTCGATGTAGAAGTTAATTGTACATCTTTATCATTACAAACTGTTTGTTCATTCTTTTCAGTTATCACATTAGAATCTATTATTTTAGTGGTAGCATAATGCATCCCAGCTTTAACTGATTTTGATGCACTTTTAGTATCTAATTTACCTTTCACTTCACGAGATAAACTTTCATTTGCTTTTTGGTCTGTAGTAATGCTGTTATTAGTTTTAGTAGCTACAGTATGTTTTACCaaagttttatttacttttattgtagttaatttatctttattcaaTGATTGATTTATGCCTTTatctattgaatttttatatttttcacctAAGTTTGTCATATTATTTTTGGGAATACTACCTTTATTATCCTTCATTAACTTGTGCACAGATTCTCCTTTTATATGATTTGCTGTATTGTCTACAGTAACAGatttattttctgaaataatttGATCCACAGGGCTTCTACAAACAGATTCTGTGGGACTCATTCTTTGTAAAGGACTAGTAGATTTTGGAATCATTGTGGAATTCCATATTCGACAAGGAGAAGTTTTTCTAACTTCCCAAGCTAAAGGAGTACGTCTTAAGGGTGGTGGCGAATTTTCATAGGCCCATTTAACCCTAAACCATTCAATCAAATTATGGAAATCTCtggtataattttctaaaactaATATCACTTCTTTACactcagaaatattttcatcttcttcgcATGTTTGATAAATGCCATCTACTGCTCTTTGCAAATTACCAAATAAGAATGCCCAGTACCTTGCCTGTAATTCtaatataacaaaacaaaagaatattaagTTAGTACatcaaaatttatgaatataaaaaaaataatattattcaaaaataactGTAACAATGAATGCAAATGCAAAACTTATATGAAAACTTTgctttatattgaaaataagtttataattttaacatagataaatttcaattcaccAGATTTTTTATCCCGACCAGTAGAAGCTGATCTCACTCTAGGTGTTGGTTTCATAGATCTTTTAGTAGTGTTTGTCTGTGATACTCTTGGAACACTAGGTGGTTTTTTGGTAACCTTTTCGGTATTATTTGTTCCAACTGGTACATTAAAAGCTATCAAATTTCTAGCTGCCCGACCTTCTTCTTGTATAAGTAACCTTACATCAgccatttttaataaagttctATAAAGAAAtcataatcaaatattatctACTGAATTATAGAGATACATTTAAACCAAATTTAaagcataaaaataatgatagaAGCAACAATAAAAAAGCAGTAATGAAAAAGCAACACATTGAAAAAATGCTAAAAATCAAATTCTAATGATTCATTGTCTTTATTAGCAATGTCACAAACatgtatctttcattttaaataaaggacaagaaattgaaataataataacttcaAGAAAACATATTCTACGTACATATAATCGTGACATTTTAACTGTTTTGTAGtacattaacaattttatgttttattggTAGCTTAAGGTTATGTTATATTACTGTCACTCATATCTTAAGCCTTACAAAGTAACAAACAACgattatttgtataaacaagTAAACAATCATATATCAACGACATCATCactactaataatatataagacaataattaataaatgtatttatgtgTTGACATAATCTATTTATGTTTCACAGcataaattgcaaattatagTAACgtttatgtttttaattcaCGACTtacttttattgtaattacaattacaaaatatcaaagaacGATTGACtacaaattgttttcaaataaCGAGAACTTCGAACTGACATTTCAATAGTAATATAAGACATTTCATGACAAACATCTCCTAAGTTTCGCGGCAGTTTGTTGGTTGCACTGATCTTGATGCATTAAAAACTGCAACCGTAGTACTAGGTTATAGGTACGGATACCAATTAAAATAGTCactaattgtatttattatgtacaatattatattatagtaatattgcataactttttgcataaattttacattattttacactttattaactatattttttaatgacttaattttaataagtgTACAAGTTACATATATTCATGTTTCTGAATGTGATCGTTTAACAATTTTCAGATCACGTTCTTAAcgacatatatatgcatacatatatgcaaatttgtcttacatatatttctattatgtaatatacgcatacaaattttatctaggatatttcaaaagtaaaatGTGCTTACTCGTTGGATGAACTAATAACAtactgtacatatatataataaaacctGAAATATATTCagcaaatagaatttattaactgatattttatgaacaacaacaaaaattataacaaataataataactttcattttcaaaatattctgaaaGCTCATTGGTTATCTGAAAGACGTAAGTGCGAAACTAGAGTAAAATTGATCGAGCTTTTACATAAGAACGTTCTTACTCGTAGAcatatatgaattaattaaatttaaaagttagGATATTGTTCGTATGACGAGAAGGAGTGTTATTTGGAGTCATTGTTAAATTGGTTTACGCAGTAAATTGATGTGCAGCGCCATCAACGCGTGATAAGATGAATCGCAAGAAGCGGTTGCGAGGGCTGTAGCTGTAACACACATTTACGtgtggaaatttaattaacacttTGTTGAAGTATCTTTTTGGGGTTGCACCATAGATCCCAGACAGATTTTTGAAGTCGGCTGCGAAGCCGATTATCACGAAATACGAAAGTGCTGCGAAAATAGGATTAAAAATCGATCTCGAGGTTTCTAGAAGAAAAGGCTTCCAGAGAGGCGGACAATCTGCCACACTTTGCGGGGTGACGCGGGGATATTTTCAGATAATCGTACGTATTTTACTGTTATACATAGAGTATTCATATTTCAGACATTCTTATACATGTGAGGCACTCTGTGCAGCTTAGTTGTACATGGTACGTGACTCTGTGCACGAATTCTTTGTTTACGCATACACAGTAGCCTTGCAACAGCTTTGGAGGTTGGCAGAAATATTTCAGCAAAAATTCAATTGTTATACCATTGTCCATTTTCTGAACGATTTGTTTGATTTCGTTGTTAATAACATatacaaagaatatttgtattgcATCGTTTGTTTAGTTGTATATGATAGTTTAAGGCTTAAGGATTACTCGTTTCGGCAGAATTATACGTACCGTGAGAAGCTGTCAATTAGCGGTAATCCCGtgttaattattacaattatgaAAGATTTTTATGATTTGGATGTTTAaggtttaatttttatttgtattgtatattatatttatagaaataaaaggaaacgtTCTTTGATAACCTAAATTTTCTTATGTTAGTCATTTATAAGTTCTGTTATGATGTACCTGT from Bombus pyrosoma isolate SC7728 linkage group LG8, ASM1482585v1, whole genome shotgun sequence includes these protein-coding regions:
- the LOC122570198 gene encoding S phase cyclin A-associated protein in the endoplasmic reticulum isoform X2; this encodes MADVRLLIQEEGRAARNLIAFNVPVGTNNTEKVTKKPPSVPRVSQTNTTKRSMKPTPRVRSASTGRDKKSELQARYWAFLFGNLQRAVDGIYQTCEEDENISECKEVILVLENYTRDFHNLIEWFRVKWAYENSPPPLRRTPLAWEVRKTSPCRIWNSTMIPKSTSPLQRMSPTESVCRSPVDQIISENKSVTVDNTANHIKGESVHKLMKDNKGSIPKNNMTNLGEKYKNSIDKGINQSLNKDKLTTIKVNKTLVKHTVATKTNNSITTDQKANESLSREVKGKLDTKSASKSVKAGMHYATTKIIDSNVITEKNEQTVCNDKDVQLTSTSTEKEFSKSNSIDNKLNSQNNVQVKPLGPKNDIGLGKNEINSKVKRQATEKNIKNVGIENVATENKMTESNSVTKENSNTMVHKNIQNTTKVSNKINQKFKKQSSVNDSVNNKTPTKLISDTSTSNSSKGLVNTNKPAYSTVSQMKVIKPKQPCLLETPKFVRSKTTLSDKNTSISNKTRPGTSVIVRQRFQSIDNKISEQSLLKKDQNRDINGSVEVLTKQTHVKTKEEAEGWQTVRSRYRRGSTYNLNMSTRFHKPSTATSLPALSIESPSEKNKKNCLTPDGNGKQKRKCIVEKEGKNISNEVEKVKGESVVNLTIKDKVEEVFKNTANLNEINSTSMIAAIFKNDAELLEKRIQQFMAAQAERERIILEEERKTEEADSQRSQQLSDEEASLHRQILELECGETDVDTETDETDGEMVLEMEDEQRTSPNTMPDDVSLEDRYENVLEGMSWAECVDTLAQLRALVARHPGRALELHQKLSSPSRKRSLPETLRRYQAKQACAQHKRQKLLMEKSQRLRELLNKVKDVKSAKNQLIEDKRIRMETKLKKAEENRTQHLLEIVRKAHDEDSKLKEIAFINELEAQNKRHDFMALCQEQEERLQGIQEERQRRQEEKAAKEAAAEERRRALEAERQLRIQKMKQARREREERVGKMQLEREKERQELAREKARDREERLSALHAAQLANQEELQKKIAQKQQESARRHVENIEHIRQRAVESSILRSEEVPPTLKSYPAQKQCSLCGTLIPNEVYLLSHLKGKTHVEAVRNTHDGREPSRDELQRFNISQIRDVPISVVDNNSSNEIKAAKEKQKALKRRCRKMKQRMILRGKEWEDNHKTDANQSIESTNKAKFRRNLKELDRLYNNHSKTAWSSVAIASLERSLGEITRAYSKLCSFDQIVFRVLNGFDILTNLLNLGLQTQTASHNLPNKSILSVCRVFKLSVSENDTNIEAVLSSNKILVILDLLLQHLETLAKLDDQMQVQESSGNSTGSGIVASSLMQLLCSLVPEEPFEKSALQTRVQDIAGYLVAGGLIDRVFRHSRALIETDFFVDQDHESPVLSSSYDLLYRICCHLKKSTDQDVGNIHEGNNNVEQTNVESHLLSTLASAEAAGAIGALYAAVALTPQNQKGSSPTPNQITVSQPMRILIVRSLRLLKSIAGLNIQKLQNLLGAEGTNLQWRLIASHVITRLSRDPISHKSEIGSAQNTSGTYILSELFQVLGYFAVNNPENQLVLQSVGAGPSVLQQLCTLPFPFYGAPGLTSYIFPTLLAATHQNPEATAVLSCELSYQLLEEYRNSDDGKLNPLVRLLKDSVDP